The following is a genomic window from Sphingorhabdus sp. Alg231-15.
CGCCAAAGGGCGGTCACCGCGCTTGGAGGGCCGCCAGCATCCATGCGGTCACGGTGCGTATAGAGATAGCCAGCCAGCCGAACGACACCCTGGCGCAATGTGGTGGGCACATGCGCCCAGTCTGTGGCCAGGCCAGCGTCATAAGTGACGGCAATGCGCGCGACCATGTTGGCGGGAAGCAATTTGACCCAGCCAACGCCATCACTGTCGATATCAAGGGCATAATCATTCAATGGCAAAGATGTCAGCGCGCCATCAGGCCCGACAGCTTCGACCAGCGTGATCGCCTGCACCGGTTGCTTTTTCAGTTTCTGCCATTCCGTTCGCACTGGCATCCGGTCG
Proteins encoded in this region:
- a CDS encoding head-tail connector protein, yielding MSFPPDDMLPVPIELIDEVRGFLRLDHVEDDEAIAQLLRSAARLCENFIGQRLIARSVCDRMPVRTEWQKLKKQPVQAITLVEAVGPDGALTSLPLNDYALDIDSDGVGWVKLLPANMVARIAVTYDAGLATDWAHVPTTLRQGVVRLAGYLYTHRDRMDAGGPPSAVTALWRPHRRMRVA